The DNA sequence CGGCTGGCGGCGGCGGTCGGTCGGTGAGCCCGGGTTGAGCAGACGCAGACCGGTGGACGCGGTGGTGTCCCAGGGGATGTGGCTGTGGCCGAAGACCAGGACGTCGAGGTCGGGGAACCTGGCGGCGCAGCGCGCCTCACGGCCCTGGGCGGGCCCGGTCTCGTGGACCACGCCGAAGCGCAGACCGCCGAGCTCGACGTACGCCACTTCGGGGAGCCGGGCGCGCAGATCGGGTCCGTCGTTGTTGCCGTGGACGCCGATGAGTCGGGTGCTGCGGCTCTCCAGCAGGTCGAGCGTGGCCGAATCGACCCAGTCCCCGGCGTGGAACACGACGTCGGCGCGCGGGAGTTCGGCGAGCAGCGGTTCGGGCAGTGCCTTGGCGCGTTTGGGCAGGTGGGTGTCGGACATCAGCAGCAGGCGCACGCCCTCAGGCTACCGGCGCGGACGATCTTCGGGCTGGTTCTGGACGCGAGGCCGCATCGGTTGAGCGGTGGACAAACCCGGTGTCAGGGTTAGCATTTGGCCACGAGCGCCGTAATTCGACGCAAACGCCCAGCGACCCCTAGGGGGCTCGGAGACCGATGCCGGTCAAGGTCAGCGTGGTCGTCCCCGTGTACAACCCGGGGGTTTATGTCGAGGACTGCATCGAGTCGCTGCTGCGGCAGTCGCTGCCTCCGGACGAGTACGAAGTGATCTTCGTCGACGACGGTTCCACCGACGACACGCCAGCCCGGCTCGACACGCTGGCCGCTGCGGAGTCCCGGGTGACCGTCGTTCACCAGGAGAACTCCGGCTGGTCCGGCAAGCCCCGCAACGTCGGCATCGCCGCCGCCCGGGGCGAGTACGTGATGTTCGTGGACAACGACGACTACCTCGGTGACGAGGCCCTTGAGCGGATGTACGACTACGGCGTCGCCAACGGCGCCGATGTCGTGGTCG is a window from the Streptomyces sp. NBC_00299 genome containing:
- a CDS encoding metallophosphoesterase family protein; the encoded protein is MRLLLMSDTHLPKRAKALPEPLLAELPRADVVFHAGDWVDSATLDLLESRSTRLIGVHGNNDGPDLRARLPEVAYVELGGLRFGVVHETGPAQGREARCAARFPDLDVLVFGHSHIPWDTTASTGLRLLNPGSPTDRRRQPHCTYMTATVTEGGLGEVELHRLPPR